A stretch of Cicer arietinum cultivar CDC Frontier isolate Library 1 chromosome 5, Cicar.CDCFrontier_v2.0, whole genome shotgun sequence DNA encodes these proteins:
- the LOC105851366 gene encoding uncharacterized protein: MESFFYTLHVSHDHDSILAMYQHIPYLSNNFYIDFDYTNTIIEPNARNTVSLSTITMKNIFVVPREILCNCMERDHIVALYRIFSSVPTYLIDSILPKVEQCARQVVANNDVLKMNLSLRVTTKQRPEQIEDLIEKMESKDWGSTKLNSSEGDVLVDVNDTKSISNDNQISSSAISA, translated from the exons ATGGAGTCCTTTTTCTACACTCTTCATGTAAGTCATGACCATGATTCAATTCTTGCCATGTATCAACATATTCCTTATTTGAGTAATAATTTCTACATTGATTTTGATTACACCAACACAATTATAGAACCTAATGCTAGAAACACCGTATCTCTATCTACAATTACAATGAAAAACATATTTGTTGTTCCTCGTGAAATCTTATGTAATTGTATGGAGAGGGATCATATCGTTGCTTTATACCGTATCTTTTCTTCCGTGCCTACTTACTTAATAGATTCAATTCTACCCAAAGTGGAACAATGTGCTAGACAAGTTGTTGCAAACAACGATGTATTAAAGATGAATTTGTCGCTTCGCGTTACCACAAAACAAAGGCCAGagcaaattgaagactt GATTGAAAAAATGGAGTCTAAAGATTGGGGTTCAACTAAACTCAACTCAAGTGAGGGTGATGTATTGGTGGATGTGAACGACACTAAGAGCATTTCCAACGATAATCAAATAAGTTCGTCTGCCATCAGCGCGTAG
- the LOC105851367 gene encoding uncharacterized protein: protein MESFFYTLHVSPVHDSILAMFQHIPYLSNNFYIDFDYTNTIIEPNARNTISLSTITMKNIFVVPREILCNCTERDHINALYRIFSSVPTYLIDSILPKVEQCARQIVANNDVLKMNLSLRVTTRQRAEQIEDLLEILEIDHPSYDSIEKCSICLEEFRTSSKLEIWLLCFLLMKEDLSSVISSAMSGTSASDILTLLAAAATCECTSQG, encoded by the exons ATGGAGTCCTTCTTCTACACTCTTCACGTAAGTCCTGTCCATGATTCAATTCTTGCCATGTTTCAACATATTCCATATTTGAGTAATAATTTCTACATTGATTTTGATTACACCAACACAATTATAGAACCCAATGCTAGAAACACCATATCTCTATCTACAATTACAATGAAAAACATATTTGTTGTTCCTCGTGAAATATTATGTAATTGTACGGAGAGGGATCATATCAATGCTTTATACCGTATATTTTCTTCCGTGCCTACTTACTTAATAGATTCAATTCTACCCAAAGTGGAACAATGTGCTAGACAAATTGTTGCAAACAATGATGTATTAAAGATGAATTTGTCGCTTCGCGTTACTACAAGACAAAGGGCAGagcaaattgaagacttgttggaaaTATTAGAAATTGATCATCCTTCTTATGACTCTATAGAAAAATGTTCAATTTGTTTGGAGGAATTTCGTACAAGTTCAAAGTTAGAAATT TGGCTTTTATGCTTTCTATTAATGAAAGAAGATCTTAGTAGTGTTATTAGTTCTGCCATGAGTGGTACAAGTGCAAGTGACATTCTAACTCTCCTTGCTGCAGCTGCAACAt GTGAGTGTACAAGTCAGGGATAA